The Lentisphaera araneosa HTCC2155 DNA segment AGTTTGATTAAGGCCAAAATGGAATTGCCCCCATTCTCGCATGCCCCAGTTTTTGACGATTGTCGCCCAACTAGGTCGACTTTTTGCGTAAACCCATGCAGATACAGTAATTTCTCCTAATGGGCTCTTTGGATAGTCAGGGACATAAAGAAAGCCTTTATGGTTAGCTCCCGAGAGGTGTAAAGCATTACCAGATTTCCCTCGAACGAGTAAGTTGTTTTTATGAGCAATTCGATTGGCCGAGGCATCGTTTTTATAAGTTGACCAATCGCTAAGAGTTGAGCCATCTTTACTCATTTCCATAGGGAAGTAGGCCACAGGGCCTAGTTGAGATATGTACTTTGAATAATCATTGTCGGGTTCCTGAAGATTGCGAATGAAAAAATCATTTTTTAAATCTATATCATTGATGGAAATGTTTTGAACAACTTGTCTTTCATCTTTTTCGAAGATGATACGAACAGCTTCTTGAGCTTTTAATTCTCTTGATCTCTCTTCTTGAGTGGCCGTTAACCTAACATCAATTAAGCCTTTATAGACATGGGTTTCAACAAACTCATTTTCTACAACCCAAACAGAGAACTCAGTGCCCAAGTCGACGACGTCAGCGACAGCAGTACGAATAGTAAAGTTTTTGGCTTCTGGAGGCACAAAAGCTGAGATTTTTCCCTGAGAGCAGGTGATCAATAAATCAGAATCAAGAGAGAAATGGGCGGGAGCTTCAATGATAGCTTGAGCGCCATTTTGGTAGTTGAGTTGGATTATGCCCTGCTCAAGAGTGTAGAGTCCTTGAGCGACTTGTTCGCCAACCTTGGGTTGTTGACCATTTTGGTTACCATAAGTAAATTGACTGCCAATGCTTCTATCTAATTTAGCTAGGATAGTACCTCGGTATGGGGCCTGACTAAGGGTCTCAGCTTCAATTTGAGGAACTTGGCTTTGGCTTTGAATGAGAGTGAAAACAAAGAGGGAGATTGCCGCGAGGCTCGTGGCCCAAAGCAAGTATCGAAAAGCGCCTTTGTTGGATTGTGATTTTGGAAGGTCAGTATTTTGTGGTAATTCGAAGTTTTGATGATAATCCTTGAGTAAAGCATGGGTTTCACAGAGCTCATAATAAACTTGGCGCGCTTGGCTAGAGGATTCAAGATGCTTTCCGAGTTCTTGTTTTTCTTCACCAGTAATCTCACGATTCAGCATTTGATTACTCAGTTCAATAATCCGCTCCTTATTCATGCGGAGTCCTCATCTAAGGATTTAACGCATTGCGAGAGGTTGGTTCGAGCACGAAAAAGTGTTTGTCGAATGGTGTTGGCTGAATTCTTGAGCTCTTCGGCAATTTGTACAATGCTTGTTCCCAAGCGGTAGCGTTTGGTGATTAATTCTTTCTGACGGTCAGGGAGTTTGGCTATGCACTTTTCTAAACGTGACTTCTTCAATTCATAATCTTCTTCACGGTCAGCTTGTTCATGAACCATGAGTGAAATTACTTCATTATTGAAAATGAGTGGGTCGCGCATTTGCTTTTGACGCCAAGCCATGACCTGAAATGAGGCAATGCGAAATGACCAACTCTTAAAACTCGTACCCAATTCAAATTCATGTGCTTTGCTCCATAGAATGAGATTGGTCTCCTGCAAAATATCATTGGCCGCATCAGGATTGGCGACGAGACTGAGGATCAAGCCATAGAGGCGTCCTTGAAAGGAACTCATGAGTTCAACGAATTCGTCTGTGTTGTTTTTGGGCATAAGTTAAAGTCTTTAGTTGGCAGTAGTCAGTTTTTTATGGGAGTTTGCCAAGCTAGTGCTTGCCGTTCCCAGTTTGTGATTGCGCAGCAGTGGCTGCGCGGTACGAATTATTTTAGTGTATTGATGTACTCAAAGATAGCCTCAAATTGCTTAGCTGCATCATTGTTATAGTCGGGGAGGGGAGATTTACCTTTTTCATCCGCATATTTTGGCATCTTGGTGTTGGGTACAATATGAGCGGGGTTGAGCATCCAACGCATATAGAAGTCCTTGCCAAGTCGATCGGCAGTGTACTTCAGGTTCACACCTTTAACTTCGAAAGCCGCAATAGCTTTTTCCTTGCCAATGTCATGGCAAATAATACAGCCAAAACCAGAGGTGCCGACCAATTTTTTGCCCACGGCAATTATGTTTTTGTCAGCATTCAGTGAATCTTTTTTGCCCTGTTGAGCATGCTGATAAGCCAAACTCTTGGCCATCATTTCAGCTCTTGCTGGGAAACTCGGCATGCGGGCCAGTAACCATTCACGACTATCATAATCTAGTGAGCCATCGAGGTATTTCTTAATCGTACCTTCTTTGATCTTTTCACCAACAAAAGTGAGTTGAGGGCGACTTTGATCTAAATGGCCCTTGTCTTTGTAGTGGGTTTTTAAGTCCTTGATCTCATTGGCGTACTTCTGCCATTTAGCTGAAGCATTATCGCGGCTGTGACAGGCATTGCAATTGAGGGTCTTGAACTGACGCTCCGCAAATTCACTTGGGGAGTGATTTTTGAGTGAATGGGCTTTTTGAGCAAAGACTTTTCTTATGGGTTCCATTTCTTTTCGA contains these protein-coding regions:
- a CDS encoding LamG domain-containing protein — its product is MNKERIIELSNQMLNREITGEEKQELGKHLESSSQARQVYYELCETHALLKDYHQNFELPQNTDLPKSQSNKGAFRYLLWATSLAAISLFVFTLIQSQSQVPQIEAETLSQAPYRGTILAKLDRSIGSQFTYGNQNGQQPKVGEQVAQGLYTLEQGIIQLNYQNGAQAIIEAPAHFSLDSDLLITCSQGKISAFVPPEAKNFTIRTAVADVVDLGTEFSVWVVENEFVETHVYKGLIDVRLTATQEERSRELKAQEAVRIIFEKDERQVVQNISINDIDLKNDFFIRNLQEPDNDYSKYISQLGPVAYFPMEMSKDGSTLSDWSTYKNDASANRIAHKNNLLVRGKSGNALHLSGANHKGFLYVPDYPKSPLGEITVSAWVYAKSRPSWATIVKNWGMREWGQFHFGLNQTGFLDVEVMDKDGQKIHIKEKDKFPTGSWQHVAFVHTGSEVRLYRNGKLMASEQVNGLNTQGKLKSLGIGTKISDQDHGFDRKVPGHWDGSLDEIAIFNQILSEEEILKLYELGL
- a CDS encoding sigma-70 family RNA polymerase sigma factor codes for the protein MPKNNTDEFVELMSSFQGRLYGLILSLVANPDAANDILQETNLILWSKAHEFELGTSFKSWSFRIASFQVMAWRQKQMRDPLIFNNEVISLMVHEQADREEDYELKKSRLEKCIAKLPDRQKELITKRYRLGTSIVQIAEELKNSANTIRQTLFRARTNLSQCVKSLDEDSA